The genomic window AGATGACGATTTTTCTTTTAGTCACGATGACAATTATTTTTCGGAAATGAACATGCAATAGTCCTTCGGAATATGCAGCCTCGCTTTGCGCTGTATCTTTTTGGCCGCCCTTCGACTTAGCTACCATTGACGTTATTTTGCAAATCATATTAATCAACATTTTAACGGCTTTCGAATTTCCATCCAGCTGGGCCATAGCACCGTATCTACGTTCTACTTAAATCCGGCCTAACAAATTTTTCGGGCTGCACTGGTCTGGCCACACAACTGCCTTCAAAGAAAAATTTTAAGCCGGCATTTTTTGTTTCTTTTTGATGCCAAAAAGAAAGAGCCCTTCGGCGGCGGCGAGCCGGGGCAAGCCCCTGGTGTATGGAAAAGAAAACAATTGTACGTTACTCGCATTGATTTTTATAAGATAAATTACCCCTCAGGGTGATAGCCAAAAAGGATGCCGCTTCATCCGATAGCCACCGGATCGAGTTAGGCCGAGTGGTTGTTTTTAATTACGCCGAATTATTTCTTCACTACAAAAGATTGTTTTCCGGTTAAGAGGTCGTAGAACAAAATAAAATCACTTACTAAACTATAACCCGGATATTGAAAAGTAGCGGGCTTGTTTTTTTCGAAGAAAAAGTGACCAACCCATGCAAAACCATATCCCAGCACAGGTATCGCCAGAAAGAAATGCCAGTTGTGAAACAAAAATCCTGTGAAAAAAGCAAGGCAAACCAATCCGGTACCAATAAAATGTAAAATACGCGATGTAGTATTGGTATGTTCTGACA from Flavobacterium sp. W4I14 includes these protein-coding regions:
- a CDS encoding hypothetical protein (product_source=Hypo-rule applied); its protein translation is MAQLDGNSKAVKMLINMICKITSMVAKSKGGQKDTAQSEAAYSEGLLHVHFRKIIVIVTKRKIVISIR
- a CDS encoding hypothetical protein (product_source=COG4323; cog=COG4323; pfam=PF06127; superfamily=81342; transmembrane_helix_parts=Inside_1_26,TMhelix_27_46,Outside_47_50,TMhelix_51_70,Inside_71_106), with amino-acid sequence MSEKKFKSLKEFYPFYLSEHTNTTSRILHFIGTGLVCLAFFTGFLFHNWHFFLAIPVLGYGFAWVGHFFFEKNKPATFQYPGYSLVSDFILFYDLLTGKQSFVVKK